One genomic segment of Hordeum vulgare subsp. vulgare chromosome 2H, MorexV3_pseudomolecules_assembly, whole genome shotgun sequence includes these proteins:
- the LOC123429963 gene encoding ribosomal RNA small subunit methyltransferase, mitochondrial-like, giving the protein MNRAVSNSGARLASLYASSSLSSSSLATEAWDGRFRLHKPRGQHLLTNPRVLDAIVRHAALRPGDAVLEVGPGTGNLTARLLAFPVNRVTAVEIDPRMVDAVTARFGALDMTRKLTVIQGDAMETEFPEFDVCVANIPYGISSPLIAKLLFGAYHFRTATLLLQKEFARRLVAMPGDSEYNRLAANVGMVADVKLLMDVSKRDFVPMPRVDSSLVEIRPRAAPPEVDLAEWLGFTRECFGQKNKTLGAIFKQKRKILDLLKRSQRTERCTGGGIILGVLDDDRNDEACSDEDEESCDRAAGFSTEEVGAFKERIVSALASTGLAGKRPSKMSNDELLYLLRLFNQRGIWFQ; this is encoded by the exons ATGAACCGCGCCGTCTCCAACTCTGGAGCCCGCCTAGCCTCCTTGTACGCCTCGTCCTCCCTCTCATCGTCGTCGCTGGCGACGGAGGCGTGGGATGGGCGCTTCCGGCTACACAAGCCGCGGGGGCAGCACCTGCTCACCAACCCACGTGTCCTCGACGCCATCGTGCGTCATGCCGCCCTCCGCCCGGGCGACGCCGTACTCGAGGTCGGCCCCGGCACCGGCAACCTCACAGCCCGCCTCCTTGCCTTCCCGGTCAACCGCGTCACCGCCGTAGAGATAGACCCGCGCATGGTGGACGCAGTGACAGCCCGGTTCGGGGCACTTGACATGACGCGCAAGCTCACG GTGATCCAGGGGGACGCCATGGAGACCGAATTCCCGGAGTTCGACGTTTGTGTGGCTAACATCCCCTACGGGATCTCCTCGCCGCTCATCGCGAAGCTGCTGTTCGGGGCGTACCACTTTCGGACAGCAACGCTCCTGCTGCAGAAGGAGTTCGCGCGGCGGCTCGTGGCCATGCCAGGCGACTCGGAGTATAACCGCCTGGCAGCCAACGTTGGCATGGTAGCGGACGTGAAGCTGCTCATGGACGTGAGCAAGCGGGACTTCGTTCCCATGCCCAGGGTAGACTCTTCCCTCGTCGAGATCCGGCCGAGGGCGGCTCCGCCTGAGGTCGACCTCGCCGAGTGGCTGGGCTTCACACGGGAGTGCTTCGGGCAGAAGAACAAGACCCTCGGTGCCATCTTCAAGCAGAAAAGGAAGATCCTAGATCTTCTCAAGCGGTCTCAGAGAACCGAGAGATGCACAGGCGGTGGCATCATCCTCGGTGTTCTTGATGACGACCGTAATGACGAAGCCTGCAGCGACGAAGATGAGGAGAGCTGCGACCGAGCAGCTGGTTTCAGCACGGAGGAGGTCGGGGCTTTCAAGGAAAGGATTGTCAGTGCATTGGCATCCACCGGGCTCGCCGGGAAGAGGCCGTCCAAGATGTCAAACGACGAGCTTCTTTATTTGCTCAGGCTATTCAACCAGCGAGGGATATGGTTTCAGTAG